One Cicer arietinum cultivar CDC Frontier isolate Library 1 chromosome 8, Cicar.CDCFrontier_v2.0, whole genome shotgun sequence DNA segment encodes these proteins:
- the LOC101515187 gene encoding 7-deoxyloganetic acid glucosyltransferase-like: protein MEEKTMERKAEEKTCPHVLIFPCPAQGHVNSMLKLAELLALQNMNITFLNTEYIHNRLIRFNDSIQALSLTYPKFQFKTIPDFHDEEKHPGFGEKIGDVIMSLSLNGKPYLRDMIVSEVPKISCIILDGVFGDLVTDLASEFGIQLIHFRTISACCFWAYLCVPKLLESNEIPIRGDEDMDRIIRNAPGMENVLRCRDLPSFFRENKHNLSLDKLVVRTQQSFKANALILNTFEDLESPILSQIRLHFPKLYTIGPLHHHLNNTKKTTTTLINSNLFQVDRTCMTWLDSQPLKSVIYVSFGSTTPMKSEEVIEIWHGLMNSEKRFLWVIRPNMVQGKEVLLKELEEKTKERGLIVGWVPQEEVLAHKAIGAFLTHSGWNSTLESVVCGVPMICWPFFADQQINSRFVSEVWKIGLDMKDVCDRKVVENMVNDLMVNRKEEFLKSAMEMSKLSCKSVSPSGSSYDNFQALIWYIRSTNP, encoded by the exons ATGGAAGAGAAAACAATGGAAAGAAAAGCAGAGGAAAAAACATGTCCACATGTGCTAATCTTCCCATGTCCAGCACAGGGACATGTAAACTCAATGCTAAAGCTAGCTGAACTTCTTGCACTTCAAAATATGAACATCACATTCCTCAACACAGAATACATACACAACCGTCTCATTCGTTTCAATGATAGTATTCAAGCTCTTTCATTAACCTATCCTAAGTTTCAATTCAAAACCATCCCTGATTTTCATGATGAGGAGAAACATCCTGGATTTGGAGAAAAAATAGGGGATGTAATTATGTCATTGAGTTTGAATGGTAAGCCTTATTTAAGAGACATGATTGTGTCTGAGGTACCAAAAATAAGTTGCATTATTTTGGATGGAGTTTTTGGAGATCTTGTCACTGATTTGGCTTCTGAGTTTGGAATACAATTGATTCATTTTCGTACCATAAGTGCTTGTTGCTTTTGGGCTTATTTATGTGTTCCCAAGCTCTTGGAGTCTAATGAAATTCCCATTAGAG GGGACGAAGACATGGATCGCATCATAAGAAATGCTCCAGGAATGGAAAATGTGCTAAGGTGTAGAGATCTTCCAAGTTTCTTCCGAGAAAACAAACACAATCTTAGTTTAGACAAACTTGTAGTTCGAACCCAACAATCATTTAAAGCAAATGCACTTATACTAAACACATTCGAGGATTTAGAATCTCCAATCCTTTCCCAAATTCGCCTTCACTTCCCCAAACTCTACACTATTGGCCCTCTTCACCACCACCTTAATAATaccaaaaaaacaacaacaaccttAATTAACAGCAATTTATTTCAAGTGGATAGAACATGCATGACGTGGCTTGATTCTCAACCGTTGAAATCAGTTATATATGTTAGCTTTGGAAGTACTACACCAATGAAGAGTGAAGAAGTCATTGAGATTTGGCACGGTTTAATGAATAGCGAAAAACGTTTTTTGTGGGTGATTAGACCAAACATGGTACAAGGAAAAGAAGTACTATTAAAAGAGCTTGAGGAAAAGACAAAAGAGAGAGGGTTAATTGTGGGGTGGGTCCCACAAGAGGAAGTGTTGGCCCACAAAGCAATTGGGGCTTTTTTGACACATAGTGGATGGAATTCTACTTTGGAGAGTGTGGTTTGTGGGGTTCCCATGATTTGTTGGCCTTTTTTTGCGGatcaacaaataaatagtagGTTTGTGAGTGAGGTTTGGAAAATTGGGTTAGATATGAAGGATGTTTGTGATAGGAAGGTTGTGGAAAATATGGTAAATGATCTTATGGTGAATAGAAAAGAAGAGTTTTTAAAATCAGCTATGGAAATGTCTAAGTTGTCATGCAAGAGTGTGAGTCCTTCTGGATCCTCCTACGATAATTTTCAAGCTCTGATTTGGTATATAAGGTCTACTAATCCATAA